From one Deltaproteobacteria bacterium genomic stretch:
- a CDS encoding MFS transporter produces MENVDITEEKLYRRITNAWCMYDWANSAFATTIMAAVFPPFYRSLVTSAGLAESTATAYWGYTTSIALLVIALAAPGLGAIADYTGGKKRYVAFFAGLGVLCTAAFVYIGTDTWLLASLLFIGGNVGFAGANIFYESLLPHIATKGDIDQVSTKGYALGYVGGGILLTINVMWVMKPEWFGMPDTGFALRASFFSVAVWWAFFSFPLFRRVPEPPALKEGRPGLNPVRQGFSQLASTFREIKRYKQLLIFLIAFWIYNDGIGTIIKMATAYGSEIGIGMTHLIVALIITQFVGIPFSFLFGSLAKWLGAKRSIYLALAVYTCICIAGYFMKTATHFYILAFLVGTVQGGSQALSRSLYASMVPRHMAAEFFGFYSTSSKFAGIAGPLLFAILSQVTGQSRLSIIALIIFFIVGAILLTQMDEKEGVRVAREAEALAEG; encoded by the coding sequence ATGGAAAATGTAGACATAACTGAAGAAAAGCTTTACCGAAGAATAACCAACGCCTGGTGTATGTATGACTGGGCCAATTCGGCTTTTGCCACGACCATCATGGCGGCGGTCTTTCCGCCTTTTTACCGGTCCCTGGTCACTTCGGCCGGGCTGGCGGAAAGCACGGCCACCGCTTACTGGGGCTACACCACCTCCATCGCCCTGCTGGTCATTGCGCTCGCCGCTCCGGGACTTGGAGCCATTGCGGACTATACGGGCGGTAAAAAAAGGTATGTTGCCTTTTTCGCCGGCCTGGGGGTTCTTTGCACGGCCGCCTTTGTCTATATCGGCACCGACACCTGGCTTCTGGCCTCGCTCCTTTTCATCGGCGGTAACGTCGGTTTCGCCGGGGCCAATATCTTTTATGAATCCCTGCTGCCTCATATCGCGACCAAAGGCGACATTGACCAGGTTTCGACCAAGGGCTATGCGCTCGGTTATGTAGGCGGCGGTATCTTGCTGACAATTAATGTCATGTGGGTCATGAAGCCCGAGTGGTTTGGTATGCCTGACACGGGCTTCGCTCTGCGCGCCTCCTTTTTCAGCGTCGCGGTCTGGTGGGCCTTCTTTTCCTTCCCTCTTTTCCGGCGTGTGCCCGAACCGCCTGCCCTTAAAGAAGGGCGACCCGGACTCAATCCCGTAAGGCAGGGGTTCTCTCAGTTGGCCTCCACCTTTCGCGAAATCAAACGTTACAAACAGCTGCTTATCTTTCTCATCGCTTTCTGGATTTACAACGATGGCATCGGCACCATCATCAAAATGGCCACTGCCTATGGCAGTGAGATCGGCATCGGTATGACACATTTGATCGTCGCCCTCATCATCACTCAGTTCGTGGGCATCCCTTTTTCCTTCCTCTTCGGGTCCCTGGCCAAATGGCTGGGCGCCAAGCGGTCCATTTATCTGGCCCTAGCTGTCTATACCTGTATCTGTATTGCGGGCTACTTCATGAAGACGGCCACCCATTTCTATATCCTTGCCTTTCTGGTGGGCACGGTTCAGGGAGGCAGCCAGGCCCTGAGCCGGTCTCTCTACGCATCCATGGTCCCTAGGCACATGGCCGCGGAATTTTTCGGCTTTTACAGCACCAGCTCCAAGTTTGCCGGTATTGCCGGGCCTCTCCTCTTTGCCATCCTCAGCCAGGTCACCGGCCAGAGCCGTTTGAGCATCATCGCTCTGATCATCTTTTTCATCGTCGGCGCGATTTTGCTTACTCAGATGGATGAGAAGGAGGGCGTTCGCGTTGCCCGGGAAGCAGAGGCCCTAGCCGAGGGATAG
- a CDS encoding MBL fold metallo-hydrolase → MITPINELDRVEILTLQDNCIDLTTRDDTEVLKRARPVKQSGEVNSIIAEHGFSTFVTVFKGEKSRSMLFDFGFSEFGAAYNAEALEVNLTQVEALALSHGHMDHYSGLRQLARLVGRTNLEFVVHPAAFRAPRYRKVSGDNKFYAPSLSRDAVEAAGCLLTETETPYPLLENSVLFLGAVPRRTGFEKGDANRFYEEKGEEKIDTVEEDTAIVFNVRHKGLVVLTGCAHSGIINTVNYAREQTGQDKVFAIMGGFHLPSPFFDPVLEPTTEALKQLNPDFVAPTHCTGRKAIMHIEKEMPDRFLFNMAGTKMIFAA, encoded by the coding sequence ATGATTACGCCTATTAATGAACTAGACAGAGTGGAGATTCTAACACTTCAGGACAACTGTATTGACCTCACCACCCGGGACGATACCGAGGTGCTGAAAAGGGCCAGGCCGGTCAAACAGTCTGGCGAGGTCAACAGCATTATCGCTGAGCACGGTTTTTCAACTTTTGTGACCGTCTTCAAAGGGGAGAAATCCCGCAGCATGCTTTTTGACTTCGGGTTTTCCGAATTTGGCGCGGCTTATAACGCGGAGGCCCTGGAGGTGAACTTGACCCAGGTCGAAGCCCTGGCTCTTTCCCACGGTCATATGGATCATTATAGCGGGCTGAGGCAGCTTGCCAGGCTTGTAGGCAGAACCAATCTTGAGTTTGTGGTGCATCCCGCTGCCTTCAGGGCCCCCCGATACAGGAAGGTCTCCGGGGATAATAAATTTTATGCCCCTAGTTTATCTCGGGATGCAGTTGAAGCCGCGGGATGTCTTTTGACAGAAACAGAAACACCGTATCCGCTCCTTGAGAACTCCGTTCTTTTTTTGGGCGCGGTCCCGAGGCGGACTGGTTTTGAAAAAGGAGATGCAAATCGCTTTTATGAGGAAAAAGGGGAGGAGAAAATAGATACGGTCGAAGAGGATACGGCTATCGTCTTTAATGTCAGGCATAAAGGACTGGTAGTCCTGACCGGGTGTGCGCATTCCGGTATCATCAATACGGTAAACTATGCCAGGGAGCAGACGGGCCAGGATAAGGTCTTTGCCATCATGGGCGGCTTTCATCTGCCTTCGCCCTTTTTTGATCCTGTCCTGGAGCCAACCACCGAGGCTCTGAAGCAGCTAAACCCGGATTTTGTGGCGCCGACTCACTGCACGGGCCGAAAGGCTATTATGCATATTGAAAAAGAGATGCCGGATAGATTTCTTTTTAACATGGCCGGGACGAAAATGATCTTTGCGGCCTAA
- a CDS encoding thiazole biosynthesis protein, producing MKLDEIVISRAIIERYTEKFIECLDLDVAIAGAGPSGLVAAWDLARAGRKVAVFERKLSVGGGMWGGGMMFNEIVVQEEARPILEELGVTTRHYIENYYTADSIECVSTLTSKAVKAGARIFNLISVEDVMIRENRVTGLVINWATVEMAGLHVDPLTISAKYVIEATGHPVEIMKIIERKVDADLLTASGRIEGEKSMWAEVAETNTLAHTREAFPGVYVCGMSANATFGSFRMGPVFGGMLLSGRKVAQEINERL from the coding sequence ATGAAATTGGACGAGATCGTCATTTCACGGGCTATCATTGAGCGTTACACCGAGAAGTTTATTGAGTGTCTGGATCTGGATGTTGCCATAGCCGGTGCAGGGCCCTCCGGCCTGGTTGCCGCCTGGGACCTGGCCAGGGCCGGTCGAAAGGTGGCCGTTTTTGAACGGAAGCTCTCGGTCGGCGGAGGCATGTGGGGCGGCGGGATGATGTTTAATGAGATCGTGGTACAGGAGGAAGCCAGGCCGATCCTGGAGGAACTGGGCGTCACCACGAGACATTACATCGAAAACTATTACACCGCCGACTCTATAGAATGCGTTTCCACACTAACCTCAAAGGCCGTCAAGGCTGGAGCCAGGATTTTTAACCTCATCTCGGTGGAAGACGTCATGATTCGCGAAAATCGAGTGACAGGTCTGGTCATAAACTGGGCGACTGTGGAGATGGCCGGCCTGCACGTGGATCCCCTGACCATCAGCGCCAAGTACGTTATCGAGGCCACGGGCCATCCGGTGGAGATTATGAAGATCATTGAAAGGAAAGTAGATGCCGATCTTCTGACCGCCTCCGGCCGGATTGAAGGGGAAAAATCCATGTGGGCCGAGGTGGCTGAAACCAATACCCTGGCCCACACCAGGGAAGCCTTCCCTGGTGTCTATGTCTGCGGCATGTCGGCCAATGCCACCTTCGGCTCCTTTCGCATGGGTCCTGTTTTTGGGGGAATGCTGCTTTCCGGCCGCAAAGTGGCTCAGGAAATCAACGAGAGGCTTTAA
- a CDS encoding CoA-binding protein, protein MSASIVEQLDPIFRPESFAVIGASKNPAKWGGRVVSQALFSDFRGRIYPVNPREKEIFGLKTYPDVLEIPDDIDMAVFTVPAIHMPKVMESCVKKGIKGGIIISADFAETGETGKALEEETVRIARVGGLRFVGPNGNGIWTSAVGLNISPIPKPPPGPLAFISQSGTFLGVVARDALNKGFGLSKFISIGNQADLTATDYLEYLAQDKDTKVIAVYMEGFKDGRRFFQMAKKVSKIKPILIFKGGTSASGARATMSHTASIAGADKVFDAMCHQAGLIRVSELEHLFIMAEALTSQPLPQGHRIAVIGTGGQGVTTVDFLVSLGLEVPEFQEADQHKLKEVMPPHAPVPKNPVDFAAGNMEAKDEVHVIEMLASLDYIDGIVTSLPLDRSYRALSVAERKKALITAADTLGRIPEKYGKPIITQKWFVPETILDVIQSAKIPMYESSTDCARAMAALVKYAEIKNRP, encoded by the coding sequence ATGTCAGCAAGCATTGTCGAGCAGCTTGATCCCATATTCAGGCCAGAATCCTTTGCCGTAATCGGGGCGAGTAAAAATCCGGCCAAGTGGGGCGGCCGGGTGGTAAGCCAGGCGCTGTTTTCTGATTTTCGAGGCAGGATCTATCCGGTAAACCCCAGGGAGAAGGAAATTTTCGGGCTCAAGACTTATCCTGACGTGCTCGAAATACCCGATGATATTGATATGGCTGTTTTCACCGTGCCCGCCATTCACATGCCTAAGGTGATGGAAAGCTGCGTTAAAAAAGGGATCAAGGGCGGCATCATCATTTCGGCTGATTTTGCTGAAACCGGAGAAACAGGCAAGGCCCTTGAGGAGGAGACGGTGCGGATCGCCCGCGTCGGAGGGCTCAGGTTCGTTGGCCCCAATGGCAACGGAATATGGACCTCAGCCGTGGGCTTGAACATCTCTCCGATCCCCAAGCCGCCACCCGGTCCCCTGGCCTTTATCAGTCAGAGCGGTACCTTCCTGGGCGTGGTGGCACGGGACGCCCTGAACAAAGGGTTCGGTCTGAGCAAGTTCATCAGTATCGGCAACCAGGCCGACCTGACGGCCACGGATTATCTTGAATATCTCGCCCAGGATAAGGACACCAAAGTCATCGCTGTATACATGGAAGGATTCAAGGACGGCCGCCGATTCTTTCAGATGGCCAAAAAAGTTTCTAAGATCAAGCCCATCCTGATCTTTAAGGGCGGCACTTCGGCCTCAGGCGCCAGGGCGACCATGTCGCATACCGCCTCCATCGCCGGCGCGGACAAGGTCTTCGACGCCATGTGCCACCAGGCCGGACTCATAAGGGTCTCCGAGCTTGAGCACCTTTTCATCATGGCCGAGGCCTTAACCAGTCAGCCCTTACCTCAAGGACACAGGATCGCTGTCATCGGCACCGGTGGGCAGGGGGTGACCACCGTGGATTTCCTGGTCTCCCTGGGGCTCGAGGTTCCCGAGTTTCAGGAAGCGGATCAGCATAAGCTTAAAGAGGTCATGCCCCCACACGCCCCTGTTCCCAAAAACCCGGTTGACTTCGCCGCTGGCAACATGGAAGCCAAGGATGAAGTGCATGTTATAGAAATGCTGGCCTCGCTGGATTATATAGATGGAATCGTCACCAGTTTGCCATTGGACAGAAGTTATCGAGCCCTGTCGGTTGCTGAGCGGAAAAAGGCCTTGATCACGGCAGCGGATACCTTGGGCCGAATCCCTGAGAAATACGGGAAACCGATCATTACCCAGAAATGGTTTGTGCCCGAGACCATTCTTGACGTTATCCAGAGCGCTAAGATTCCGATGTATGAATCCTCTACAGATTGCGCTCGTGCCATGGCTGCGCTGGTGAAATATGCTGAGATCAAGAACAGGCCTTAA
- the lspA gene encoding signal peptidase II, whose amino-acid sequence MGKWPRLALVSGGLILADQLTKLVATKWLEQAGDSIKIIPGLFDLTYVLNTGVAFGLMSGNMSAFQTLLLIGLTLLVLALILILIHKTSPEKKLLLGGLSLVSGGALANLADRVRLGAVVDFLDFHLGSAYWPVFNLADTGITIGTILILVAFWMDR is encoded by the coding sequence ATGGGCAAATGGCCGCGCCTGGCCTTGGTGAGCGGAGGGCTGATCCTGGCGGACCAGCTCACCAAGCTGGTCGCCACGAAGTGGTTGGAACAGGCAGGAGACAGCATAAAGATAATCCCCGGCCTCTTCGACCTGACTTATGTCCTGAATACCGGCGTGGCCTTTGGGCTCATGTCAGGGAATATGTCCGCTTTTCAAACCTTGCTCCTGATCGGACTGACCTTGCTGGTCCTGGCCCTTATCCTGATCCTGATTCATAAAACTAGCCCGGAGAAAAAACTCCTGCTGGGAGGGTTGTCCCTGGTCAGCGGCGGGGCCCTGGCCAACCTCGCCGACCGCGTTCGCCTCGGAGCGGTCGTGGATTTCCTGGACTTTCACCTGGGTTCAGCCTACTGGCCGGTCTTTAATCTGGCAGACACCGGAATCACCATCGGCACCATTCTGATTCTTGTGGCCTTCTGGATGGACCGATAG
- the ileS gene encoding isoleucine--tRNA ligase, whose translation MDYKGTLNLPRTSFPMKASLPKREPDILARWEETGLYEKIRKRSRGRPQFVLHDGPPYANGPIHLGTALNKILKDIVIKSREMMGFDCPYVPGWDCHGLPIEHQVDLELGSKKSEISQLAMRRLCREYAEKYIEIQRDQFKRLGTLGEWDNPYLTMNPEYEAIIARELGKFALGGNIYKSQRPIYWCASCQTALAEAEVEYDDHTSPSIYVKFKLMNPPESLHPALGGEEVYFVIWTTTPWTIPANLAIALNPDLEYVAVKAQDEVYILARGLVVEFMLNLGIKEYKVVAELDPRKLEGLKCRHPLYDRESIIVLGAHVTLEQGTGCVHTAPGHGREDFEIGQEYHLKTYSPVDDEGRFTADVEFFAGQFVFDANEPVNEKLKEVGALLAREEITHQYPHCWRCKNPIIFRATEQWFISMQKNDLREKALKCIDQVRWIPHWGHDRIHLMIENRPDWCISRQRSWGVPITIFYCDECGQWLIDQEIMDHVVALFEREGADAWFTQPVEKLLPEGTTCPQCGSQRFRKETDILDVWFDSGVSYAGTLEVRDYLPDQADLYLEGSDQHRGWFNSSLLASVGTRDRAPYHSVLTHGYVVDGDGRKLSKSRGSIATPYVEKYGAEILRLWTASENFQDDIRISDEILDMLSKSYFNIRNTCRFILGNISDFDPANDMVPPAKLPEIDRLTLHRLQSLVRKSRAAYEAFEFYTIYHALNNFCAVDLSAFYHDVLKDRLYTSPAKSKPRRAAQTAMFTVLETMVRLMAPILAFTAEEVWGHIPDFHGKTESVHLTDMPEEEKVLVDNKLAGRWDRLLDVRSQVTRVLEEARREKIVGHSLDAVVTLYADDELHDFLTPYAESLREIFIVSQAELIRGKPQDEAKATDLAGLALAVSASEAAKCERCWIHDESVGADHPGICQRCYQIVKA comes from the coding sequence ATGGATTACAAGGGGACTCTGAACCTACCTCGCACCAGCTTTCCAATGAAGGCCAGCCTGCCCAAACGGGAGCCGGATATCCTGGCCCGATGGGAAGAAACGGGTCTGTATGAAAAAATCAGAAAGCGCAGCCGCGGGCGGCCCCAGTTCGTTCTTCACGACGGCCCCCCCTATGCCAACGGCCCTATTCATTTAGGTACGGCCCTTAATAAAATCCTTAAGGATATAGTCATCAAGTCCCGGGAAATGATGGGCTTTGACTGCCCGTATGTTCCTGGCTGGGACTGCCACGGTCTGCCCATTGAACATCAGGTTGATCTGGAGCTCGGATCGAAAAAAAGCGAAATCTCTCAGCTCGCAATGCGCAGGCTCTGCCGCGAATATGCTGAAAAGTACATCGAGATCCAGCGCGATCAATTCAAACGTTTGGGGACGCTGGGTGAATGGGACAACCCTTATCTGACGATGAACCCTGAGTATGAGGCCATAATCGCTCGCGAGCTGGGCAAGTTTGCGCTGGGAGGAAACATCTACAAAAGTCAGAGGCCCATATACTGGTGCGCCTCCTGCCAGACAGCCCTGGCCGAGGCCGAGGTTGAGTACGACGACCACACCTCACCCTCGATATATGTCAAGTTCAAGCTTATGAATCCGCCTGAAAGTCTCCATCCGGCCTTGGGGGGTGAGGAAGTCTATTTTGTCATCTGGACGACCACACCCTGGACCATCCCGGCCAATCTGGCTATTGCGTTGAATCCTGACCTGGAGTACGTGGCGGTCAAAGCTCAAGATGAAGTCTATATCCTGGCCAGGGGGCTCGTGGTTGAGTTCATGCTCAACCTCGGGATAAAGGAGTATAAAGTGGTGGCCGAGCTTGATCCCCGGAAGCTGGAGGGCCTCAAGTGCCGCCATCCCCTTTATGATCGGGAGTCCATCATCGTCCTGGGCGCCCACGTCACCCTCGAGCAAGGTACGGGCTGCGTCCATACCGCTCCGGGGCACGGCCGGGAGGACTTTGAGATCGGTCAGGAGTATCACCTCAAGACATACTCGCCGGTGGATGATGAGGGACGCTTCACTGCGGACGTGGAGTTCTTTGCAGGGCAGTTCGTCTTTGACGCCAATGAGCCGGTCAACGAAAAGCTGAAAGAGGTCGGGGCCCTCCTGGCCCGGGAAGAGATTACCCACCAGTACCCTCATTGCTGGCGCTGTAAGAACCCGATCATCTTTCGCGCCACCGAACAATGGTTCATCTCCATGCAAAAGAACGACCTCAGGGAAAAGGCCCTCAAATGTATTGATCAGGTGCGCTGGATTCCCCACTGGGGTCATGACCGTATCCATCTCATGATTGAAAACCGGCCTGACTGGTGCATCTCCCGCCAGAGGTCCTGGGGGGTGCCGATTACGATCTTCTACTGCGATGAGTGCGGTCAATGGCTCATTGACCAGGAAATCATGGACCATGTGGTGGCCCTCTTCGAGCGTGAGGGGGCGGACGCCTGGTTTACTCAGCCGGTTGAGAAGCTGCTGCCAGAAGGAACGACCTGCCCGCAATGTGGAAGCCAGAGATTCAGAAAGGAGACGGATATCCTGGATGTCTGGTTCGATTCAGGGGTCAGCTATGCCGGCACCCTGGAGGTCCGGGATTATCTTCCGGATCAGGCCGATTTATATCTTGAAGGCAGCGACCAGCACCGGGGATGGTTCAATTCCAGCTTGCTCGCTTCAGTCGGCACCCGGGATCGCGCCCCGTATCACAGTGTCCTGACCCATGGCTACGTCGTGGACGGTGACGGCCGAAAACTGTCCAAATCCCGAGGCAGCATCGCCACGCCATACGTTGAGAAGTACGGGGCCGAAATCCTCAGGTTATGGACCGCCTCGGAAAACTTTCAGGATGATATACGCATCTCCGATGAGATCCTAGACATGCTCTCAAAGTCCTATTTCAACATTCGCAATACCTGCCGCTTCATCCTGGGCAACATCTCCGACTTCGATCCGGCCAATGATATGGTGCCTCCGGCCAAACTGCCCGAAATAGACCGGCTGACCCTGCATCGCCTTCAGAGTTTGGTGCGAAAATCCAGAGCGGCCTACGAGGCGTTTGAATTTTATACTATCTACCATGCCCTGAATAACTTCTGCGCCGTGGACCTGTCCGCCTTTTACCATGACGTTCTCAAGGACCGCCTTTACACCTCACCGGCCAAGTCCAAACCCCGACGCGCCGCCCAGACGGCCATGTTTACGGTTCTGGAGACCATGGTCCGGTTGATGGCCCCCATTCTGGCCTTCACTGCCGAGGAGGTCTGGGGGCATATCCCTGATTTTCATGGCAAGACCGAGAGTGTTCATCTGACGGACATGCCTGAAGAAGAAAAGGTCCTGGTTGATAATAAGCTGGCCGGGAGGTGGGACCGGCTTCTGGATGTTCGTTCTCAGGTGACGCGAGTCCTTGAAGAGGCCCGCCGGGAAAAGATCGTGGGCCATTCTCTCGATGCTGTGGTAACCCTGTACGCTGATGATGAACTCCATGACTTTCTGACTCCTTACGCAGAAAGCCTGCGTGAGATATTCATCGTGAGCCAAGCGGAATTAATACGAGGCAAGCCTCAGGATGAGGCCAAGGCTACGGACCTGGCCGGGCTGGCCCTGGCCGTTTCCGCCTCAGAAGCCGCTAAATGCGAGCGGTGCTGGATCCATGACGAGAGTGTGGGTGCTGACCATCCGGGCATCTGCCAGCGCTGCTACCAGATCGTGAAGGCCTGA
- the cytX gene encoding putative hydroxymethylpyrimidine transporter CytX — MNGIEPVPENQRTLNGFDFFLLWAGAAVSLAEIWAGGILVPLGYMTGLVVIILGHIIGNTPLALGGLIGSRWGIPSMVGTRPAFGVRGSYLPALLNIFQLIGWTAVMVWIGGQAAATFTKDSSILTPRFWIVVLGVVTTVWALVGYKYWKWLHRVAITALVMLCFVMTYIVFKEYGIRSLLEIKATGKLPFMLGLDYVIIMPISWLPLVCDYSRYARRDRGSFWGTWVGYFIISSWMYLIGMSAALATQSHTPEVMVLELMVSFGLVVPAMIIVLFSTFTTTFLDIYSTSVSALNIYAKLGEKKGIILGGAFGTIIALIFGEYPQTYSHFLETIGFIFCPLFGVVLVDYFFTRNRVLLPEALFTRGAYWYTRGFHLTAIACWAIGAVTFKLGRELQVGGAIPSFLIAALIYLLVTRGFRGKEYPAENNV; from the coding sequence ATGAACGGCATTGAACCAGTTCCAGAAAATCAAAGAACATTGAATGGCTTCGATTTCTTTCTTTTATGGGCAGGAGCAGCCGTTTCTCTGGCTGAGATATGGGCGGGAGGCATTCTGGTGCCCCTGGGCTACATGACCGGGCTGGTTGTCATTATCCTGGGACACATCATCGGAAACACGCCCCTGGCTCTGGGCGGCCTTATCGGCAGCCGGTGGGGCATCCCCAGCATGGTCGGCACCCGCCCGGCTTTTGGTGTTCGTGGCTCCTACCTGCCGGCCCTGCTGAATATCTTTCAGCTCATCGGCTGGACCGCGGTCATGGTCTGGATCGGCGGGCAGGCAGCCGCCACTTTTACCAAGGATTCTTCAATCCTTACACCCAGGTTCTGGATCGTGGTCCTCGGGGTCGTCACAACTGTGTGGGCTCTGGTTGGATACAAATACTGGAAATGGCTGCACCGCGTTGCCATCACGGCCCTGGTTATGCTCTGCTTTGTTATGACCTACATTGTCTTCAAGGAGTATGGGATTCGGAGTTTACTGGAGATCAAAGCGACTGGCAAACTCCCCTTTATGCTGGGCCTCGATTACGTCATCATCATGCCCATCTCCTGGCTCCCTCTGGTCTGCGACTACTCGAGGTATGCCAGAAGAGATCGAGGCAGCTTCTGGGGGACGTGGGTCGGATATTTTATTATCAGTTCCTGGATGTACCTGATTGGAATGAGTGCCGCCTTAGCTACGCAGTCCCACACCCCTGAGGTGATGGTTCTGGAGCTCATGGTCTCCTTCGGACTTGTCGTGCCGGCCATGATCATCGTGCTCTTTTCGACTTTCACAACCACCTTTCTGGATATCTACTCCACGTCTGTTTCGGCCTTGAACATCTACGCAAAGCTGGGGGAGAAAAAAGGGATCATTCTCGGTGGCGCTTTTGGTACGATAATCGCTCTTATCTTTGGCGAGTACCCTCAAACTTACTCGCACTTCTTAGAAACGATCGGTTTTATCTTCTGCCCCCTGTTCGGGGTTGTCCTGGTGGATTACTTTTTCACCCGGAACCGGGTTCTTTTGCCTGAGGCACTGTTTACGCGAGGCGCCTACTGGTATACAAGGGGATTCCATCTAACCGCCATAGCCTGCTGGGCGATTGGAGCCGTGACGTTCAAACTCGGGAGAGAGTTGCAGGTTGGAGGCGCTATTCCCAGCTTCCTCATAGCAGCGCTGATATACCTCCTAGTGACCAGGGGTTTCAGAGGAAAAGAGTATCCAGCAGAAAATAACGTATAA
- the lgt gene encoding prolipoprotein diacylglyceryl transferase, whose product MFPILLKIGPVAISSYGILAALGFILGLIWVVRQAKKDGLSSEAIADLSFYLALSGVIGARIFYLLISWDSYASSFLDIFKIWQGGLVFYGGLATAVVVFIIYTRRKGMPLWETADLFAPGLALAQGVGRLGCFAAGCCYGRPSNLPWAVTFSHPQSLAFPQGVPLHPAQLYSAFSLFGLFGLLILLKKRRVFAGQIFFTYALLHGLIRFVLEYFRSDFRGAGPFGILTSTQAAALLIVIISPIMLVYLYQKHRAPA is encoded by the coding sequence ATGTTCCCGATTTTATTAAAGATCGGCCCCGTAGCCATCTCCAGTTACGGCATACTGGCAGCCCTTGGTTTTATACTGGGACTGATCTGGGTCGTGCGCCAGGCAAAAAAAGACGGCCTAAGTTCAGAGGCCATTGCGGACCTGTCTTTTTACCTTGCTTTAAGCGGTGTTATCGGCGCTCGAATCTTCTATCTTCTTATCTCCTGGGATAGTTACGCGTCAAGTTTCCTTGATATATTTAAAATCTGGCAGGGCGGCCTCGTCTTTTACGGGGGCCTGGCCACGGCGGTTGTCGTCTTCATCATTTACACTCGCCGTAAAGGCATGCCTCTGTGGGAGACAGCGGATTTGTTTGCGCCCGGACTGGCCCTGGCTCAGGGCGTCGGCCGCCTGGGGTGTTTCGCTGCCGGCTGCTGTTATGGCCGACCGTCAAATCTGCCTTGGGCCGTTACCTTCAGCCATCCGCAATCCCTGGCCTTTCCCCAGGGTGTCCCTCTTCACCCGGCTCAACTCTATTCGGCCTTTTCATTATTCGGTCTGTTCGGGCTGCTGATTTTATTAAAAAAGCGCCGGGTCTTTGCCGGTCAAATCTTTTTCACCTATGCCTTGCTCCACGGTTTGATCCGCTTCGTTCTAGAATATTTCCGCAGTGACTTCCGGGGAGCGGGGCCTTTTGGGATTCTGACCTCGACCCAGGCAGCGGCCCTGCTGATCGTTATCATTTCCCCGATTATGCTGGTTTATCTTTACCAGAAGCACAGAGCGCCTGCATAA